TCGAGTTCGAGTACGGGCCGGACGTCGGCTCGCTGATCGACGGCGCCCAGCTCGAGCGAGTCGAGTCACACGTCGCCGAGGCGGTCGAGTCGGGCGCCTCGGTGCTCTCGGGGGGTCGTCACCGCCCCGACGTCGGGCCGTACTGTTACGAGCCGACGATCCTGACCGACGTCGATCCGGGCTCGCGGGTCGCCTGCGAGGAGACGTTCGGCCCCGTGGTGTCGGTGACGCCGGTGGCCGACATCGAGTCGGCAATCGAGGCGGCCAACGACTCGCCCTACGGCCTGAACGCGAGCGTCTGGACGGCCGATCGCGAACGAGGGGTCCAGGTCGCCCGCGAGATCGACTGCGGAACCGTCTGCGTGAACGACGCCTACACGGCGGGCTGGGCGGCCGTCGACGCGCCGATGGGCGGCGTCGGCGACTCGGGGCTCGGCAGACGACACGGCCCCGAGGGGCTGCGTCGCTACCTCGAGCCCCGAACGATCGCCGTCTCCCGGCTGGGGCCGCTCGACGCCCCGCCGGGCGTGCCGGCGTCGGCGTTCGTTCGCATCCTGAGCGGGCTCACGCAGTTCCGGCGGCGGCTGATGAGGTGGCTGTGATGGCCGACCCCCGGATCTTCCTCACCGGCTTTCCGGGCTTTCTCGGCTCCGCCCTGATCGAACGCCTGCTCGCCCGCGGCGACGGTCCCGTCGCGTGTCTGGTCCAGCCGGCCTACCGCGACCAGGCCGAGCGGCGGGCGACGGCGATCGTCGAGGAACTCGAGGCCGACGTCGGCGACGACTCGATCCAGCTGTACGAGGGCGACATCACGGACCCTGACCTGGGGCTGGGGGACGCCCTCGAGGACCTCGATTCCGTCGAAGAACTGTACCACCTCGCGGCGGTCTACGACCTGGGCGTCGACCGGGGGCTCGCCGAGGCGGTCAACGTCCGCGGCACCGAGCACGTCCTCGACGTCGCCGAGGACCTCGCCGTCGATCGGTTCCAGTACGTCAGCACGTGCTACGTCAGCGGCCGGTACGACGGCGTGTTCACCGAGGCCCACCTCGAGGAGGGTCAGGGCTTCAACAACCACTACGAGGCGACGAAGTACCTGGCCGAGGTCGCGGTACAAGATCGGATGGTCGAGGGGCTCCCGGCGACGATCTACCGGCCGGCGATCGTTGTCGGCGACAGCCAGAGCGGGGAGACCGACAAGTACGACGGGCCGTACTACCTGCTCCGGTGGCTGCTCGCCCAGCCGCGGTGGGGCTCGCTCTCGTTCTCGCTCCCTGGCTCGGCCGAGGCCGAACTGAACGTCGTCCCCCGCGACTTCGTGATCGACGCCATTGCCCACCTGAGCGGCCGCGAGGACACCGTCGGCGAGGTCTACCAGCTCTGTGACCCCGCCCCGCTGACCGTCCCGCAGTTCGTCGACGCGCTCGCGACGGCGACGGGCCACCGGACCGTGACGGTGCCGACGACGAAATCGATCGGCCGGGCGACGATGGAACGCCTCGCCGCCCGCGGTGCGCCACTCGAGCCGGCCGCACTCGACTATCTCGATCACCCCACCCGGTATGCCTGTCCGAACACCCATCGCGCGCTCGAGGGGAGCGGCCTCGAGTGCCCGCCGTTCGAATCGTACGTCGATCGTCTCGTGGCGTACGTCCTGAAGCATCCGGACGTCGGCGACGAGGCGATGGTCTGAACGGGTTCGTTACTCGTCCTCGAGCGCGCCGGTCGCCTCGAACGTCCGCCCCTCGTAGGCGATCGTGCGTCGCTCGCTTTCCTCGTAGCCGAACCGTCGGAGAGCCGTCCCCCGGTCGGTCTTCACCCGGACGGTCTTCACGCCGTCGTCGAACAGGGGGAGTGCGTTCCGAAAGCCACGCAACGGCCGCCGGGGAAGCTGCTCGGGGAGCAGCCGCTCGTCGACCTCCTCGACGTCGGCGTCGGCGCGCGTGACGGTGACCGTCGCCGGTCGACGGGCGTCGGCGTAATTCGGCAACTCGACGACGATCGTCTCCCCCTCGTCCTCGATCGTCGCGTTGGGTTCGGGCTCGACCTCGAGTGAGGGTGCCTCGAGGTCGACCATCGCCGCGTGGGTCTCGCCGTCTCGGCTGTAATCGACCGTGTAGGCGTACCGACCGCCGCCGAGGTAGCCGACGGTTCGTTCGCCACGCCTGTCGATCGGCTCGCCGTCGTAGAGGAACAACGCAGTTTCGTCGACGGCGCCGGGTTTGAGAGACGCGTACGGAAGCACCCACTCCCACGGCCCGATCGGAAACCACGCGTCGTCCTCGAGTTTGTACAGCCGCCAGTAGTAGGGATTGCCGCTCATGGTCTCCCGGCTGTGGTTGACAAGTTCGAACGAGACCTTCGCCGGGGCCGTCACCGATTCGACGTCGGGCTCGAGGTACGCTTCCGCCGCGGGCGTCGCCTCGTGGTACCACGCGAGTTCGTCCTCGGTGGGCAGGTCGGGCACGGACGCCCCGTCGAATCGCGACGTCTCGTCGGGGCCCGGCGCGTCCGTCTCCCAGACGGCGATCGTGAACCCGCGGCCGCGCCAGCGGAAGTCGTACCGGCCGACGTCGATCGGCGGCTCGTTTCGCGCGTGATGTCCCAGCAGGTAGTGCTCGCCGACGACCGTCTCCTCGCCAGCCAGGGTGATCGTCTCCGGGAACCAGTCCTCACCCACCGACTCGAGCCGCCAGCGGCCGTCGTCGTCGTCGCGGGCATAGTCCGGTGACGTCTCCGCGAGCGGGTGGTCTCCCGCGGGGACGAGGTACACCGTCTCCCTGTCCGCAGTTCGTCCGGTGGTGGGGTCGTCGAAGGCCACCAGCCGGCGTGGTCGGAACGTCTGTTCGTACGACATCCCGTTTCGCACGGCCGCGACGAGCGTCGCCGGCGACTCCTCGGTCGCCGGTTCCGCGAACTCGAGGCCGACCTCGAGGCCGTCGTCGGTGCGAATCCGACCGCCGACGACGGCCGCCGTCAGCGGCGCCGTCTCGAAGTCCACGACGGACGGTTCGTCGAACACGGGCAGTTCGGGGTCGTCCCGACTCGTCGGTTCGGAGTCCGATTCAGATGGGTCGTCTTCGGATTCTGGTTCGCTCCCGGGATCCGTTCCGGAGTCGTCGTCGGCCCCGAGACAGCCCGCGAGGAGGGCGGCGCCACCGGCCGTGGCGGTGAGGAGGGTGCGGCGGTTCATGTCGGTACCGTGTCCAGTGTGGGCCATAAGTTTTCGGAACACTGAAATGCCGATTTCACCGACGCGAACGCGAGCACGAGCGAAGATCGAACGCGTGGTTTTTTCGCCTGCCGGCCGGAGCACTGGACATGGACCTCACTCATCGCCCGCGGCGACTCCGCCAGGATCGCATCCGCGAGCTCGTTAGCGAGACGAGCCTCGAGCCGACGGACTTCATCGCACCCGTCTTCGTCGACGCGACGACCGACAGCCGGATTCCGATCGAGTCGATGCCCGGCCACGAACGCGTCCCGCTCGAGGAGAGCGTCGCCCGCGTCGAGGAGGTACTCGAGACGGGCGTCGAGGCCGTCATGCTGTTCGGCATCCCGACCGAGAAAGACGCCGAGGGTACCCGGGCGTGGGCCGACGACGGCGTGATCCAGGAGGCGACGCGACGGATCACGACGGAGACAGACGCCTACGTGCTCACCGACGTCTGCCTCTGTGAGTACACCGACCACGGCCACTGTGGGACGCTCGAGACGGGCATCCGGGAGGGTGACTGCGGCCACGCCTCGCTCACCGTCGACAACGACGCGACCCTCGAGAGCCTCGAACGGATCGCCGTCTCTCACGCCGAGGCCGGGGCGGACATGGTGGCCCCGAGCGGAATGATGGACGGGATGGTCGCCGCGTTGCGAGGCGCACTCGATCGCGAGGGATTTACCGAAATTCCGGTGATGAGCTACGCGGCGAAGTACGAGAGCGCCTTCTACGGGCCGTTCCGGGACGCCGCCGACGGCGCGCCCGCCTTCGGAAATCGTCGTCACTACCAGATGGACCCCGCCAACGCGCGCGAGGCGCTACGGGAGGTTCGCCTCGACGTCGAGCAGGGCGCCGACGTGCTGATGGTCAAACCCGCCTTGCCCTACCTCGACATCGTCTCGGCGCTCCGCCGGGAGTTCGACCATCCGATCGCCGCCTACAACGTCTCCGGCGAGTACGCGATGCTCCACGCCGCCGCCGAGAAGGGCTGGCTCGACCTCGAGGAGACGGCCCTCGAGTCGCTGCTGTCGATCAAACGTGCCGGCGCGGACCTGATTCTCACCTACTTCGCCGAGGACGTCGCCACCCAGCTGTAAGATCGCGCCGGCGCGTTCAGCCGCCGAACCCGACGAACGTCCACCCCGTCCGATTTCGACCCGCTCGAGCGCCCCGGTGTGACAATATTTGCCGCGCACGGGCGAGAACGAACCAACGGTCGGGCCGAATTGTCGGATTCGACGACGGTCGGGCGTTGTGACGGTCGTCGTTCGCCCAGTTTCAGACCCGAAACCGGCCGATTTCTGGACGGTCGAAGACCTTATATCGACTAGACTGTACCCACCTCTGTACGCTCGTCACCATCACACCATTATACATAGACGAACGTCAACGCTAATCCTTATACTATAGACAGACATCCGATTCAACCGTGATGTTCGAAATACTCGCAGGATATTCGCCGAATTCGATAGACGAACGTTTACAAATTCTCGGACACAGTGCCGAACTCGAGGAGGTGGCCGGATGATCGAGCCGACCGTCCTCGAGGTGACGACGGGCGACCTCGAGTCGCTGGCGACGGGGATGAACCTGATGTGGGCGCTCACCGTCACCTTCCTCATCTTCTTCATGCACGCCGGCTTCGCGATGCTCGAGGCGGGCCAGGTGCGCTCGAAGAACGTGGCGAACCAGCTGACGAAGAACATGCTGACCTGGGCGGTCGGCATCGGCGTTTTCTTCCTGATCGGGATGGGGATCGCGAACAACGTCGGCTCGATCCTCGGCGGCGGGGAGTCCTCGCCGTTGACGATGTTCGGCGCGGGCTCGTTCGACTGGGCGATGTGGCTCTTTAGCGCGGTGTTCGCGATGACCGCGGCGACGATCGTCTCCGGTGCGGTCGCGGGTCGCGCGAAGCTGCGCGCGTACGTCGCCTACACCTTCCTGTTGGCAGCGGTCATCTACCCGGTCGTCGCGGCGCTGGTCTGGTACGCCCCCGGCGGGACGCCGATCCTCGCGAGCCTCGGCTTTGCCGACTTCGCGGGCGGGATGGTCGTCCACGGCGTCGGCGGCGTCGCCGGGCTCACCGCGGCCTGGATTCTCGGTGCCCGGATGGACAAGTACGACGACGACGGCTCGCCGAACGTGATCCCCGGCCACTCGATGACGTTCGCCGTGCTCGGCACGCTGATCCTCTGTTTCGGCTGGTTCGGCTTCAACGTCGGGACGGCCGCGACGGTGATCGATCCCGGCACCTTCGAACTGGCCGACTTCGACTACGTCGGCAGCGTCGCGATGGTCACGGCGCTGGGGATGGGACTGGGCGCGATCGGCGCCGCGACCGTCTCGCTGTACCTGAACGGGAAGGTCGACACCCTCTACGTCGCCAACGGCATGCTCGCCGGGCTGGTCGGCGTCACGGGGCCGACCGACCTGCTCACCCCGATGGGTGCACTCGCGATCGGATTCATCGCCGGCGCCCAGCTCCCGATCGTCTTCCGGTTCGTCGAGAAGCGCCTGAAGATCGACGACGTCTGTGCCGTCTTCCCCGTCCACGGTAGCGCGGGGATGCTCGGCCTGATCCTCTTCCCGCTGTGGTCGAATGCCGAGGGCGCGACGACCGTGGGTGACGGTGTGATCGCCGGCGGCATCTTCTCGATCGAAGCGGGCGCGTTCGTTCCCCAGCTCGTCGGCGTCGCGGTCATCACGATCTGGACCGTCCTCGCGACCGCGGCGGTCTGGGGTGCGTTCAAACTCGCCGGCCAGGCTCGCGTGACGCCCGAGCACGAGCGCGACGGCCTCGACGTCGCCGAGCACGGCGTCGACACCTACCCCGAATTCGGCAGGCCCGAACTCGCGACCGACGGAGGCGTTCCGGAAGAGAGCCTGCGCACCGACGGGGGGTACGCGAC
This portion of the Natronobeatus ordinarius genome encodes:
- the hemB gene encoding porphobilinogen synthase — protein: MDLTHRPRRLRQDRIRELVSETSLEPTDFIAPVFVDATTDSRIPIESMPGHERVPLEESVARVEEVLETGVEAVMLFGIPTEKDAEGTRAWADDGVIQEATRRITTETDAYVLTDVCLCEYTDHGHCGTLETGIREGDCGHASLTVDNDATLESLERIAVSHAEAGADMVAPSGMMDGMVAALRGALDREGFTEIPVMSYAAKYESAFYGPFRDAADGAPAFGNRRHYQMDPANAREALREVRLDVEQGADVLMVKPALPYLDIVSALRREFDHPIAAYNVSGEYAMLHAAAEKGWLDLEETALESLLSIKRAGADLILTYFAEDVATQL
- a CDS encoding ammonium transporter, which gives rise to MIEPTVLEVTTGDLESLATGMNLMWALTVTFLIFFMHAGFAMLEAGQVRSKNVANQLTKNMLTWAVGIGVFFLIGMGIANNVGSILGGGESSPLTMFGAGSFDWAMWLFSAVFAMTAATIVSGAVAGRAKLRAYVAYTFLLAAVIYPVVAALVWYAPGGTPILASLGFADFAGGMVVHGVGGVAGLTAAWILGARMDKYDDDGSPNVIPGHSMTFAVLGTLILCFGWFGFNVGTAATVIDPGTFELADFDYVGSVAMVTALGMGLGAIGAATVSLYLNGKVDTLYVANGMLAGLVGVTGPTDLLTPMGALAIGFIAGAQLPIVFRFVEKRLKIDDVCAVFPVHGSAGMLGLILFPLWSNAEGATTVGDGVIAGGIFSIEAGAFVPQLVGVAVITIWTVLATAAVWGAFKLAGQARVTPEHERDGLDVAEHGVDTYPEFGRPELATDGGVPEESLRTDGGYATDIELVTAIVRPDRLSAVKKSLAGVGAPSLTVTNVSGRGSQPAKKGQWRGEEYAVDLHQKVKIEVVVADVPAEEVVEAIREAANTGEPGDGKIFVLPVTDACQVRTGDTGPEAV
- a CDS encoding SDR family oxidoreductase, whose product is MADPRIFLTGFPGFLGSALIERLLARGDGPVACLVQPAYRDQAERRATAIVEELEADVGDDSIQLYEGDITDPDLGLGDALEDLDSVEELYHLAAVYDLGVDRGLAEAVNVRGTEHVLDVAEDLAVDRFQYVSTCYVSGRYDGVFTEAHLEEGQGFNNHYEATKYLAEVAVQDRMVEGLPATIYRPAIVVGDSQSGETDKYDGPYYLLRWLLAQPRWGSLSFSLPGSAEAELNVVPRDFVIDAIAHLSGREDTVGEVYQLCDPAPLTVPQFVDALATATGHRTVTVPTTKSIGRATMERLAARGAPLEPAALDYLDHPTRYACPNTHRALEGSGLECPPFESYVDRLVAYVLKHPDVGDEAMV